From the Colletotrichum lupini chromosome 1, complete sequence genome, the window ACCCGCAAGGACATGTCTCTTCGCGAGTTCCTGACCAAGATGGACGACTATGCTCCCATTGTAAGTCTCAACAACAATTTGCAGGGAATCGAATACCGACTGACAGCTTTCACCTGCTTAGATCCCTGATGCAGTCACAAACTACTACATGACCAAGGCCGGCCTCCCCCCACCACCGCAGACCGACCCGCGCCTGGCGCGCCTGCTCGCCCTCGCAACGCAAAAGTTCATAGCCGATATCTCTGCCGACGCATATCAGTACAGCCGCATTCGCGCCTCAAACTCCAACGCCAATAACCCCATGGGCAACCTCGGTGCTGCGGCGGGATTCCCCATCCCGGGCCAACCCACAGGTCCAGCCGGCGCAAAAGACCAAAGTCGCGGAGGACCTCTTGGTATTCAGAGACCTGGCTACGGCGGTGGTGGACAGGGCGGCAGCCAGAACAGGACCGTTCTTACCATGGAGGATCTCGGCATGGCTGTCGGCGAGTACGGAGTCAACGTCAAGAGAAGCGAATTTTATCGATAAGGAAGGTTGGTCAGAGCAGCTGGGAGCTGCCAATATTTCTTTGGGCTGGTGTGCATATACCACGGCGTTGGGCGGACTTGGGTATGGCGTCAACGGGGTTTCACATGACCGGGAGGTTCGGCTTTGGACGAGCACTACGTTAGAGGCGCTCGAAAGTTTACGATATGGACATCCATTCGGCTAGCAGAGGATCGTCAACGGCACAAGGCCCCAAATTCTTATGCTACAGTATATATCGCTGGTATCTTGACATTGTTGTACAAATGTTTTCTCCACTCCCTGACAGACGCCGTCCGCATGCTGATGAACTTTTGAAATCCCAAGACCGTCGCCGCCTCTTACATCCTGGACCAAATGAAGGGCTTTCTCGTGCTGCCAAACGTTAGCGCCTAAGAACCTCAATATCTCCAAGTTGGTTTCAACGTACGGCGAGAATTCTCCCAGCTTGTGACCGACCATGTCTTCCGTAATCGTCACGTCAATGTACGCCTTGCCGTTGTAAACCTGGAACTTGAGGCCGACAAAGTTGGGCAGGATCGTGGCGGAACGGGCCTGCGTCCGGATGGGTACAACCTTCTGTCCGGGGGCGGGGCGCACGATGGGGAGACTATTTGCGTCAAGGTCAGACTCGAGGGCGGTTCGATTGAGGGGTGTTCGCGGAGGGGAGGGAGTCCTTACGGGACAATGTGAGGTCCTATAAACGAATTGTCAGTTCACCAGGTTCGATCCGACATGACATAGCTGAGACTTACCTTTCCACACGGATCGCTTCAGGAGGTGTCGTGTTGGCTGCATTTTGGCGACTCCTTTTGCGATACGGAATTGATAGCTACTTCCACCTCCAAGTCACTTCTGGGCTGTCGCGATGCCACGCGGGAAGAATTTCCGAGCTTCCAGAATTCGGTTGAGTCACGTGAACGGCCGGTGCTCCGTGCTTCGGACCCGACTATGAAATACCGGCTTAGCTAATCATAGTTCGCAGCACTCAGCGATAACTTCTCCACCAATGTCGCTGATGGGCGCAGGTAACTTGAGCCAGAGTTACTAAATTCAATAGTATCCGTTCCTCCCTCTATTACCTAAAGTCCCCAAACGATTTCAAGTTTAACGTGGAGATAGCAAAGATGGAGAGAGGCTTTCCAAATTATGGCCTTCGTACTTTTCTGTTCTGCTTCTCAGTGCACGCTCGGAAGGCCGTTCCATACTGTTTCAGTTGGCAACGGCGACGGTAAAGCAGAGTGTGCAGAGCTATCGATCAACTTGTTTCCTCAACCGCAAACTCTGTGGAAACGACTCAGTCCAAAGTTTTTCAATAGTGCAGCATCCAAGGATCTCCCTGCTGGCCGCCAACTCCCAAAGTCTACTGAGAGAGGTCCGCCGGCCACAAGTCTAGTGATTCTGGCTTGAACGGCTTGTTCCCCTGATCTCATGTCTCTTATATCACGTCattgtactccgtactctaTAAGCCTACTTACATCACCCTTTTCTGCCAGCCGTCTCCTTGAACAGCCACATCCTCTATTTGTAACCTTCTCGCGCCGCCGTCCCGAGTTCGCGGCTCAACTTGGCCCCCCTCGCAGCTCTCAAGTCCCATCTTGATGATCATTGTGGGGTTTGGCGATCCCTTAATTCCAGGTGCTATACCAGCGATCACGCGGAGGGAATTCCCCCGGCGACTTGAAACAGCCAACTTTATTCCCCCCCTTTGGGACCAACGACACTTCGAAGCCTGTTAGCGAACCACGAGTCCGACTTGTCAGTCTCTTTCTGTCTACTGTTGCGTCGCACTTTGCTTTTCTTGTCTCTCATGCCGGCACTTGTCACCCGCGGGGAATTTGCGCAAATACCGGAGCATGTCACCCTCCGCCACTCGACTCGACTGCCTGCCAGATTATCCCCGATCCCCCTTCGATGATGATGCCGTGTAGCCAAACAACTTCAGACTGGGCCTGCACGCAATCTAATCCAGGCGGCAAACGAAAGCTCCCCGACTGTACGACTGTACGAAGCAGCCGCATTGCTCGGCACTCTCGGCATCAAATGTGAACCATGAACCGTAGTTTGGCGCCTGCAAGGTCCCAGGAGGTCCAGCAGAACCAGCACTAGGAGGTCCAGGTCCCGAGATCGTGCTCTCCCCTACCGGGGACTACCCCACGCGGCACATCATCCATGCCAAGCAAGCTTAGTTTGGTGAGGCTCGCCGCTTCCACGGGCTCCAGAGTGTCCAGACTAGACTTTGAGAAGCAAAGTGACCGGCCCCCCCTCGTTGATTGCGTTCCCTCTTTTCCCACAAATCGTGTGGTGTTTTGCCATTATACATGCCATTATACATGGGACGGAGCAAGGGACTCCGTCATGATATTGTAAGGGGGTGGCCTGGTGATTCTCCCCCAAACGTTCGTAACAGGCAACTTTTCCTGTCGACAGTCCACTATTGTCCATGTGTCGGTACCATCTTTACCATCCCGTCCCACCCCCCTGAACTGAACTGTAAACGAGAGAAGGATGAGAGAGGAGACGAATGAGGAGACGAgggagaggaggaagacTGAGAGAGAGGGTCCCGGCCACGAGGATATAAAGTCTGCCATACCTCGGAGCCACTCTGGGGTTGGTCTTGGCTTTTGCTTGGACTGCATCCGACCTGTTTACCTTCTTTTCTAGTCTAACCCTTTTCGTTCCTTTCTTCGATCAAGAATCATGAAGTTTTCCAACATTGCTCTCGGAGCTGCGTCCGTCGCATCGGTCCTGGCGGCCCCCATTGACGGCGCCAAGGAGAAGCGCGCCGGCAAGTTCCTCTTCACTGGTGTCAACGAGAGCGGTGGCGAGTTCGGTCAGGGCACCCTTCCCGGACAGCTGGGCAAGGAGTACACATGGCCCAACAAGACTGCCATTGATGTGAGCAACACAGTGACGATGATGCCATGAGGTAGCTGACTTGGTGGTTTTAGACCCTCAGAGCCCAGGGCCTCAACACTTTCCGTATCGGAACGATGATGGAGCGTATCATTCCCGACAAGTTGACTGGTACGATCAACGAGACCTACTTCTCTGGTCTTGAGGATGTAAGTCTTTTGCGCAGCCTGCGGATGGTGGACATACGTAAGGTATCCTAATACTTTGGCCGCAGCTCGTCAAGGACGTCACCTCCAAGGGCTCCTACGCCGTCATCGACCCCCACAACTACGGCCGCTACTACGGCAACATCATCACCAGCTCCGCCGACTTTGGTGCGTGGTGGAAGACGGTGGCCGCCCGTTTCAAGGACAACGACAAGGTCATCTTTGACACCAACAACGAGTACCACGACATGGACAACACGCTCGTCCACGACCTGAACCAGGCCGCCATCACCAACATCCGCGCGGCGGGCGCCACGAAGCAGAACATCTTCATCGAGGGCAACTCGTATTCTGGCGCGTGGCACTGGATCGAGAGCGGCTCCGGCGACGCCCTCAAGAACCTCACGGACCCGTCCGACTCGACCGGCAAACTTCTCTTTTACGAGATGCACCAGTACCTCGACACGGACGGCTCCGGCACCAACGAGGCCTGTGTCAGCAGCACCATTGGCGCCGAGCGCCTCGCCGTCGCCACCAAGTGGCTCAAGGACAACAACAAGCAGGGTGTTCTCGGCGAGATTGGCGCTGGTGTCAACACCCAGTGCGAGACTGCCGTCAAGGGTGCCCTCCAGCACCTCGCGGACAACTCTGAGCAGTGGAGAGGTGTAAGTGGTTTATGTTCTCAAGCGTTTCTCTTATGCTGATAGCCGCTAACAATCGCCAATGCAGGTGCTCTGGTGGGCTGCTGGACCTTGGTGGGCGGACTACATGTACTCCATGGAGCCCACGACTGGAAAGGCATACGGAACCTACCTCCCGATTCTCAAGAGCTTCATTTGAGGCTATTCCGGACATCGGGGTGGATACGTACCTTTTACGGGGTGCATATCGACGGAAGTGGAGCATGCGGCCGGCGCCACGTGATTTTGACGGCGGCGTTGTTGCCGGAAGACGCAGTTACCTGTCCGTGGACATGGTTGCTGAAGTCTGATGAAATTCTCAATGTAGATATTGATCGTGGGTATCCTGGCCCCTGGTGTACATATCTGGAATATGAAAAGCCCAGTTTCATTCGTATTTGCTGTTGCACTTGTGGTGATACAGGTGTAGTTGTGGATTCGTGACTGACTTTTACGACAAGAACAGCTGGTGGTTGAGGCAATCACGAATTGGGTAGTTGTCAGTCACAAAGCGATAGGTGAATGATAGCTGATGCTAGTGTTGGTTGATTATCAGCGATGCATGACCAAATCTCAGCTGTAAGATGAGGCAAAAAGTGAGCTGTCTCAATCAGGCAGGTGGTGGATATAGCTGACAGGATTCCCCACGTTGCAATTTACGAACGTGTCCTCTCACCTTATTTTGTTGGAATTGGCATCGCTGATCTCGTAGTCCGAGCCTCCAACAAGAGTCGCCTGCCTATATGATCTCACAAGTCAGAAGAGCCTGCATTTCGTAAGAACCTCACACATCTGAAAGTCCCAAGTGCAAACGCGGGGAATCGGACTTGTCAGAATTCAAGGCCCGGTGGCGTTTTCTCCAAGTTCCCAGCCACTGAATGCGTGGCATGTTGCCTTGGGTAGTGTTTGTCTTAGTCTTAGCACCCTTCATTAGCTTCAGGCAACTCAACAGTTGCAATGTGCCGTCTTGCATATGTGCTACAGAGAGACGATAGAGAGGCACACAAACAGACAGACTATTTTGTTTAATACAGTATTGCcagaggaagagagagacCTTGAACAATGTGATAAATCATAGAGGTGAGGCTCGCCAGGTACAGATACAGGCAACACGCGCATGCGCAGACACCCTTGCATGACCCCGAAAAGGACCAAAGAGAGTGCAGCGGAATGCTACAGAAACTGACAGAGCTTTGGACTAAAAATTGTGCTATTTTGCAATTCGCCATCCCGCAGCCCGCTGGACCCCGAACTTAGCACGCCTTTATGGTAGGCCAGGAGGTACCTACCCAGGAAACCACCATCTAAATTGCAGTGCTGCACACTAAAAAGGTACCTCCCTCGTCCAAGGGTACCTCCACCTCCTCCAACTCCACCCCCCAGCCAGgccgcacacacacacacacacacacacaaccAACCCACTGGACGGGCGCCGTTTCGACCACCTCACCCTCTCCGAGTGTCTTCCCCATCGCCCCCAAAGACGCCCTCGCCCTCACGCGCTAAACCGTACAAAAACTCGCCAACTCCACGCCGCGCCGTCTTCGCCTCTGCATCCTGCCAGCCTCCTCCTCTGCTCtcctattaataccttaaACCAACCAGccctctctccctctctcttgCGACCTCGAGGTTCTTCGCTGTCCTCGTCCTTCTTTCCAATTATTCCCAATCAAACTCCCATTAGTTCCGTCGCAAACCGCCAAAATGGTCAGCCCTCAGATGTACGTTGCCCCCTCTGCGTTTCCATCCATCGCACCGAATCGCACTGCAAATCTCTGATTTCAATGTTTCCTTGCGCGCCTTCAGCAACGACGTCGAATACCTTTACTGACAATGCCGCAGCACCAACCTGATCATCATGCTCGGCATGGTGCAGGTCTCCCGCAAGGTCCCCTTCGAAGACCCCAACGTCCTGAACATGTGCCGCGCCGGCTACATTGCCAGCAACATCATCATCGCCATCATCTACCTCTACGTCCAAGCTCAGATTAACAAGAAGAAGGGTGCGTTCACTTCGTGAAATCGTACAGGGTTATCGAAGCAGTTGCTGACAGACAGTAGACCTTACCACGCTCAAGTACGTCGAGCCCCCAGCGATGGGATCCGCCGAGGAGGGCAAGCtcgtcaccaccaccatccaCGCCTACGACACCACGCAGCTTCGGCAGGCATTCCGCTCCCAGGCCATGGGTATCGCAATGATGGCCTTCATGCACATCTATATGAAGTACACCAACCCTCTCCTGATCCAGTCCATCATCCCCCTCAAGAGCGCCCTCGAGAGCAACCTCGTCAAGATCCACGTCTTTGGCCAGCCCGCCGCTGGCGACCTCAAGCGCCCCTTCAAGGCGCCCGCCGGCTTCATGCAGGGTCTCCAGAGCGGCCCCGCTGCCAGCGACAAGAAAGCCATCGAGACTGCCGAGCGTGCCGGCCGCGGTGGTGCCAAGGAGGAGTAAATGTCTGCTCGCTCTCGTCGCCCGTCGTAGTTGGTGCTTAGGGGAAAACGGACAGTCGTACTGTGAACAAAATACAAAATCAAAATAGGGGGTCACCATTGGTCATACAGGAGACGTTTTTTGGTTGCGTGCAAGGGTGGTCATATATGTTGCTATACCCACCTGGAGGCAATAAAGGGATACGCTGGCACGACTGGGAAGTAAATTTTCCCAGCATGATGCGATTCTCTCGAAATTGAAGCGGCAATACTCCGTACTGGTCGCGTAGATGCTCAGTCTCGTCAAAATACAGCTCATTAATCCGCACTCTGTTCGTTTTCGCCATCTCTGCCATGATTATTTCAAAGATACCTTATCTTACCCTGTAGCCTCCCAAaggtactttttattagctccAATTCGTGTCTGACAGCTCCGCCAGTTCCGTTCTCTCCTGCCACTTCGGTGTGGCTCGgtcacagcagcagcaaggcACGTGCGTTCGCGATTTCCGTAGTGACATAATCGTTTTCTCCAAAAAGTTGCCCCTCCGCGCGCACGAAGATTCACGTCTCCCACTTATATCCTCCATACCCGACCGTCTTTCTACACCACCACGACGCTTCAGATACTCTCAACTGTTTCCAACCAGACATTCACAATGGTGCGCCCATCAACACCACCGCCAAACCCGGCAACGGCGCCGCTGCCCGCCAGGACCCCTCCAACA encodes:
- a CDS encoding transcription initiation factor TFIID 23-30kDa subunit, which gives rise to MSTTAPETAEQAPTAPNTQETTTDAAAAPADAAAVPEAVAPGPEPKAITRKDMSLREFLTKMDDYAPIIPDAVTNYYMTKAGLPPPPQTDPRLARLLALATQKFIADISADAYQYSRIRASNSNANNPMGNLGAAAGFPIPGQPTGPAGAKDQSRGGPLGIQRPGYGGGGQGGSQNRTVLTMEDLGMAVGEYGVNVKRSEFYR
- a CDS encoding 37S ribosomal protein S19; the encoded protein is MQPTRHLLKRSVWKGPHIVPLPIVRPAPGQKVVPIRTQARSATILPNFVGLKFQVYNGKAYIDVTITEDMVGHKLGEFSPYVETNLEILRFLGANVWQHEKALHLVQDVRGGDGLGISKVHQHADGVCQGVEKTFVQQCQDTSDIYCSIRIWGLVPLTILC
- a CDS encoding cellulase translates to MKFSNIALGAASVASVLAAPIDGAKEKRAGKFLFTGVNESGGEFGQGTLPGQLGKEYTWPNKTAIDTLRAQGLNTFRIGTMMERIIPDKLTGTINETYFSGLEDLVKDVTSKGSYAVIDPHNYGRYYGNIITSSADFGAWWKTVAARFKDNDKVIFDTNNEYHDMDNTLVHDLNQAAITNIRAAGATKQNIFIEGNSYSGAWHWIESGSGDALKNLTDPSDSTGKLLFYEMHQYLDTDGSGTNEACVSSTIGAERLAVATKWLKDNNKQGVLGEIGAGVNTQCETAVKGALQHLADNSEQWRGVLWWAAGPWWADYMYSMEPTTGKAYGTYLPILKSFI